One region of Myxococcus stipitatus genomic DNA includes:
- a CDS encoding trifunctional serine/threonine-protein kinase/ATP-binding protein/sensor histidine kinase: protein MIEVPGFRSDGALSTSGPFQLLRATRVQDGASVTLKVADASRPQLAAQLRHEFELTHALHLEGVMHPLALEEPHPGLQVLVLEGFGETTLAARLGHGRLDPRTGCRLAVAMARALGKLHAAGILHRNLHPGVVLIGADGASVKLTGLTQATRRARAEVAPIAPERLEGALEYLSPEGTGRTHRSVDSRSDFYSLGVMLFEVFTGRRPFADADALGLVHAHVAVPPPPPRSLEPVLPAPLSDLVLKLLAKSPEDRYQSAYGLVADLQRCLDALEATGDAPAFELGTKDVPERFTLPERLYGREVEQLSLREAFDRAASGRAGFVLVTGAAGLGKSALTGTLKRSVSRRHGLFVRGKYDQLLRDTPYSGVFEAFREVARSLLGEEDLEQWRAQLLDGLAGMGRLVVDAVPRLGLVLGEQPPVPELGPAESELRFQLVLRKLVGALATPEHPLVMVLDDLQWADSASLQWLRSLLTDKGLQHVLVIAACRAEELGPDHPVEALTQALGEGGTPVQRIALAPLSPADLSRLVADVFPPATGQPDTQLGATVLSLTEGNPFFAVQLLRAFYERGLVRFDAEGGGFRWDGGALRGQDFSDGVVALLTARIRELSPGAQALLPVAAALGHTFSLRSLAIVLEHPVRQAEFELEEVLQAGLAAPVGGPHGDSEAADTFQFAHDRVQQAALELLPVEARVELHARIGRLLLRHAPPELLDEQLPDIVSHFHLALPVLKDAEERHRVAALDLRAGRGAKSRGAWAAALRLLLTGRQLLGDEGWRRDRLLSFDLHVEACEAAYLAADFEQMERLATTALAHAVDRLEQVRVHLVRLQCHSHRGEHERAVDLGLQVLGALGQHFPSRPIQPHVLAAVAKTKVLLGLRKPEDLESLPELTDPLILATLRLMMKLATAAFMARPLLFPLVVLRTLQLSIRHGATGTAAFGYVGYGLMLSVHLGNPEEGFRYGRLALKTVDRFQAESLRAMVNFLFNLFIRHWKEPLAPCVDDFFSGARKGQETGDIEYFAFSASAGSAVSLVAKDGLSEHGPRIDRYLDALDAHRHPNVPFLQYTRHTLDALTGVAHGDPTPREQELLAIYHRQGYANGIATCEVLRAMRRWLWGDAQGAAASAAEVDARVELIAGQIYLPWYKFFQGLALIALHPRKGPLERLRASRAIDAIRKQMRAWAHNAPMNYGARAELLDAERARLDGRADEASDGYDRAIRLAREHGLSLDEGVACEQAARFHLGAGRERVARAYLEEARAAFLRWGAKAVAARLEREHPRLLASRPEPVRVEDPSGTPLAALDLESVLKTARALSGEIVLDKLLRKLMTLLIENAGARRGYLILKKHEGLFIEAEGSVDGARVVVEQAMPVESSTALPVSIIHYVVRTGETVLLDDATAEEPFSEDPYVRAARPKSVLCSPLLKQGSLTGVLYLENDATRGAFTPERLEVLRLLSFQAAISLENAGLYASLEEYSHTLERRVEERTVELQTKNVELADTLTRIQEMQRQLVAQEKLASLGALTAGIAHELQNPLNFVNNFSELSVRLAGELGTTLQGLSGKLAPQTEEEVLEVLEDLKQNSQRIQSHGRRASDIIKTMLRHSRRSEGSRSRADLNLLIRDSVNLAVQGLRARQGASTVQTESDLDPGVGTVEVVAGDISRLLINILDNAFYATVQKQKGLGADYIPNIRVSTRRVGERVELRVRDNGPGIPAEIRGRLFDPFFTTKPAGSGTGLGLSLCHDIVQEHQGEIRVESTLGESTEFIISLPATRVPSAGAAA from the coding sequence ATGATCGAGGTCCCTGGCTTCCGAAGCGACGGCGCACTCTCCACCTCCGGCCCGTTCCAGCTCCTGCGCGCCACGCGCGTCCAGGATGGCGCCTCCGTCACCCTCAAGGTCGCGGACGCCTCACGGCCCCAGCTGGCCGCCCAGCTGCGGCACGAGTTCGAGCTCACCCACGCGCTGCACCTCGAGGGGGTCATGCACCCGCTCGCGCTCGAGGAGCCGCACCCCGGCCTCCAGGTGCTGGTGCTGGAGGGCTTCGGCGAGACGACCCTCGCCGCGCGCCTGGGGCATGGGCGGCTCGACCCGCGGACGGGGTGCCGGCTCGCCGTGGCGATGGCGCGCGCGCTGGGGAAGCTGCACGCCGCGGGCATCCTCCACCGCAACCTCCATCCGGGCGTCGTCCTCATCGGCGCGGATGGCGCCTCCGTGAAGCTCACCGGCCTCACCCAGGCCACGCGCCGGGCCCGCGCGGAGGTGGCGCCCATCGCCCCCGAGCGGCTCGAGGGAGCGCTCGAGTACCTCTCCCCCGAGGGCACCGGCCGCACACACCGCAGCGTGGACTCGCGCAGTGACTTCTACTCGCTCGGGGTGATGCTCTTCGAGGTCTTCACCGGCCGCCGGCCCTTCGCGGACGCAGACGCCCTGGGGCTCGTCCACGCGCACGTCGCCGTCCCGCCACCACCGCCGCGCTCGCTCGAGCCCGTGCTGCCGGCGCCGCTGTCGGACCTCGTCCTCAAGCTGCTCGCCAAGTCCCCCGAGGACCGCTACCAGAGCGCGTATGGCCTCGTCGCGGACCTGCAGCGCTGCCTCGACGCGCTGGAGGCCACCGGCGACGCGCCCGCCTTCGAGCTGGGGACGAAGGACGTGCCCGAGCGCTTCACCCTCCCCGAGCGGCTCTACGGGCGCGAGGTGGAGCAGCTGTCCCTGCGGGAGGCCTTCGACCGGGCGGCCTCCGGACGCGCGGGCTTCGTGCTCGTCACGGGCGCCGCGGGCCTGGGCAAGTCCGCGCTCACCGGGACGCTCAAGCGCTCCGTCTCGCGGCGACACGGCCTGTTCGTGCGCGGCAAGTACGACCAGCTCCTGCGGGACACGCCCTACAGCGGCGTCTTCGAGGCGTTCCGCGAAGTGGCTCGCAGCCTGTTGGGCGAGGAGGACCTGGAGCAGTGGCGAGCGCAACTGCTGGACGGCCTCGCGGGGATGGGGCGGCTGGTGGTGGACGCGGTGCCGCGCCTGGGGCTCGTGCTGGGGGAACAGCCCCCGGTGCCCGAGCTGGGGCCCGCCGAGTCCGAGCTGCGCTTCCAGCTCGTCTTGCGCAAGTTGGTCGGGGCGCTCGCCACGCCCGAGCACCCGCTCGTCATGGTGCTCGACGACCTGCAGTGGGCCGACAGCGCCAGCCTCCAGTGGCTCCGCTCCCTGTTGACGGACAAGGGCCTCCAGCACGTCCTCGTCATCGCGGCCTGCCGCGCGGAAGAGCTGGGGCCTGACCATCCGGTGGAAGCGCTCACGCAGGCGCTGGGCGAGGGCGGGACGCCGGTGCAGCGCATCGCGCTGGCGCCGCTGTCTCCCGCGGACCTGTCCCGCCTGGTGGCGGACGTGTTCCCTCCGGCGACCGGACAGCCGGACACCCAGCTGGGCGCGACGGTGCTCTCCCTCACGGAGGGCAACCCCTTCTTCGCGGTGCAGCTGCTGCGCGCGTTCTACGAGCGCGGCCTCGTGCGCTTCGACGCGGAGGGCGGCGGCTTCCGCTGGGACGGCGGCGCGCTGAGGGGCCAGGACTTCAGCGACGGCGTCGTGGCGCTGCTCACCGCGCGCATCCGCGAGCTGAGCCCCGGCGCCCAGGCGCTGCTCCCCGTCGCGGCGGCGCTCGGCCACACCTTCTCGCTGCGCAGCCTGGCCATCGTGCTCGAGCACCCCGTGCGTCAGGCGGAGTTCGAGCTGGAGGAGGTGCTCCAGGCGGGGTTGGCGGCGCCCGTGGGCGGGCCCCACGGCGACTCGGAGGCCGCGGACACCTTCCAGTTCGCGCACGACCGGGTGCAGCAGGCCGCGCTGGAGCTGCTGCCGGTGGAGGCGCGCGTGGAGCTCCATGCGCGCATCGGCAGGCTGCTGCTGCGCCATGCGCCGCCCGAGCTGCTGGACGAGCAGCTCCCGGACATCGTCAGCCACTTCCACCTGGCGCTTCCCGTCCTGAAGGACGCGGAGGAGCGGCACCGCGTGGCGGCGCTCGACCTGCGCGCGGGGCGCGGGGCCAAGTCGCGGGGCGCCTGGGCCGCGGCGCTGCGGCTGCTGCTCACCGGGCGACAGCTGCTGGGCGACGAGGGCTGGAGGCGGGATCGCCTCCTGTCCTTCGACCTGCACGTCGAGGCGTGCGAGGCGGCCTACCTCGCGGCGGACTTCGAGCAGATGGAGCGGCTGGCCACCACGGCCCTCGCCCACGCCGTGGACCGGCTGGAGCAGGTGCGCGTCCACCTGGTGCGCCTGCAGTGCCACTCGCACCGCGGCGAGCACGAGCGCGCGGTGGACCTCGGGCTCCAGGTGCTGGGCGCGCTCGGTCAGCACTTCCCCTCGCGCCCCATCCAGCCCCACGTCCTGGCCGCCGTGGCGAAGACGAAGGTGCTGCTCGGGCTGCGCAAGCCGGAGGACCTGGAGTCGCTCCCCGAGCTGACGGACCCGCTGATCCTCGCCACGTTGCGGCTGATGATGAAGCTGGCCACGGCGGCGTTCATGGCGCGCCCCCTGCTCTTCCCGCTCGTGGTGCTGCGCACCCTCCAGCTCTCCATCCGCCACGGCGCGACGGGGACGGCCGCCTTCGGCTACGTGGGCTACGGGTTGATGCTCAGCGTCCACCTCGGCAACCCCGAGGAGGGCTTCCGCTATGGCCGGCTGGCGCTGAAGACGGTGGACAGGTTCCAGGCGGAGAGCCTGCGGGCCATGGTCAACTTCCTCTTCAACCTCTTCATCCGCCACTGGAAGGAGCCGCTCGCCCCCTGCGTGGACGACTTCTTCTCCGGCGCGCGCAAGGGCCAGGAGACGGGCGACATCGAATACTTCGCCTTCAGCGCCAGCGCCGGCAGCGCGGTGTCGCTGGTCGCGAAGGACGGGCTGTCGGAGCATGGCCCCCGCATCGACCGGTACCTGGACGCGCTCGACGCGCACCGGCACCCCAACGTCCCGTTCCTCCAGTACACGCGCCACACGCTGGACGCGCTGACCGGGGTGGCGCACGGAGACCCGACGCCGCGTGAGCAGGAGCTGCTCGCCATCTACCACCGCCAGGGCTACGCGAACGGCATCGCCACCTGCGAGGTGCTGCGCGCCATGCGCCGCTGGCTGTGGGGCGACGCGCAAGGCGCCGCGGCGAGCGCGGCCGAGGTGGACGCCCGCGTCGAGCTCATCGCCGGGCAGATCTACCTGCCCTGGTACAAGTTCTTCCAGGGCCTGGCCCTCATCGCGCTCCACCCCCGGAAGGGGCCGCTGGAGCGACTGCGGGCCTCGCGCGCCATCGACGCCATCCGCAAGCAGATGCGCGCCTGGGCCCACAACGCGCCCATGAACTATGGCGCCCGCGCGGAGCTGCTGGACGCGGAGCGGGCGCGCCTGGACGGCCGCGCCGACGAGGCCTCGGACGGGTATGACCGGGCCATCCGGCTGGCGCGGGAGCACGGGCTGTCGCTCGACGAAGGCGTGGCGTGCGAACAGGCGGCCCGCTTCCACCTGGGGGCCGGTCGCGAGCGCGTGGCGCGGGCGTACCTGGAGGAGGCCCGGGCCGCGTTCCTGCGTTGGGGGGCGAAGGCCGTGGCCGCGAGGCTGGAGCGGGAGCACCCGCGCCTGCTGGCCTCCCGGCCGGAGCCCGTGCGCGTCGAGGACCCGAGCGGGACGCCGCTGGCCGCGCTCGACCTGGAGTCGGTGCTCAAGACGGCGCGCGCGCTGTCGGGCGAAATCGTGCTCGACAAGCTCCTGCGCAAGCTGATGACGCTGCTCATCGAGAACGCGGGCGCCCGGCGCGGCTACCTCATCCTGAAGAAGCACGAGGGCCTCTTCATCGAGGCGGAGGGCTCCGTGGATGGCGCCCGCGTGGTGGTGGAGCAGGCCATGCCGGTGGAGTCCTCCACGGCGCTGCCGGTCTCCATCATCCACTACGTGGTGCGCACCGGGGAGACGGTGCTGCTTGACGACGCGACGGCCGAGGAGCCCTTCTCCGAGGACCCGTACGTGCGCGCGGCGCGGCCGAAGTCGGTGCTGTGCAGTCCGCTGTTGAAGCAGGGCTCGCTGACGGGCGTGCTGTACCTGGAGAACGACGCCACGCGCGGCGCCTTCACCCCCGAGCGGCTGGAGGTGCTGCGCCTCCTGTCGTTCCAGGCCGCCATCTCCCTGGAGAACGCGGGGCTGTACGCCAGCCTGGAGGAGTACAGCCACACGCTGGAGCGGCGGGTGGAGGAGCGCACCGTGGAGCTCCAGACGAAGAACGTCGAGCTGGCGGACACGCTGACGCGCATCCAGGAGATGCAGCGCCAGTTGGTGGCGCAGGAGAAGCTCGCGTCGCTGGGCGCGCTCACCGCGGGCATCGCCCACGAGCTGCAGAACCCGCTCAACTTCGTGAACAACTTCTCGGAGCTCTCCGTGCGGCTGGCCGGAGAGCTGGGCACCACCCTGCAGGGCCTGTCCGGCAAGCTCGCCCCCCAGACGGAGGAGGAGGTGCTGGAGGTGCTGGAGGACCTGAAGCAGAACTCCCAGCGCATCCAGTCCCATGGCCGGCGCGCGTCGGACATCATCAAGACGATGCTCCGCCACTCGCGGCGCTCCGAGGGTTCGCGCAGCCGCGCGGACCTGAACCTGTTGATTCGCGACAGCGTCAACCTGGCCGTGCAGGGCCTGCGGGCGCGGCAGGGTGCCTCCACGGTGCAGACGGAGTCGGACCTGGACCCGGGCGTCGGGACGGTGGAGGTGGTGGCGGGCGACATCAGCCGACTGCTCATCAACATCCTCGACAACGCCTTCTACGCCACGGTGCAGAAGCAGAAGGGGCTCGGCGCCGACTACATCCCGAACATCCGCGTCAGCACCCGCCGCGTGGGCGAGCGCGTGGAGCTGCGCGTGCGGGACAACGGCCCGGGAATCCCCGCGGAGATTCGAGGCCGGCTCTTCGACCCGTTCTTCACCACCAAGCCCGCGGGCTCCGGCACGGGCCTGGGCCTGTCGCTCTGCCACGACATCGTCCAGGAGCACCAGGGGGAGATCCGCGTGGAGAGCACGCTCGGAGAATCCACCGAGTTCATCATCAGCCTCCCCGCCACGCGCGTGCCCTCCGCGGGCGCGGCGGCCTGA
- the clpX gene encoding ATP-dependent Clp protease ATP-binding subunit ClpX: MKKEHHVNLSCSFCGKSQREVRKLIAGPTVYICDECIKLCNDIIADENEREEGKPQVSLPTPAEIKAFLDDYVIGQDQAKKVLSVAVYNHYKRIYQKKPASRPRPGVKSPTGEEVELSKSNILLIGPTGSGKTLLAQSLARFLNVPFTIADATSLTEAGYVGEDVENIIQNLLHNADYDVEKAARGIVYIDEIDKIARKGDMPSATRDVGGEGVQQALLKIIEGTRANVTPRGGKKYNQQEYVQVDTTNILFICGGAFHGIDGVIKRRVGEKGLGFGAKITHREERSVGELLALTEPEDLMKFGMIPEFIGRLPMIATLNDLKEEDLVTILSQPKNALVKQYQKLFEMEKVKLTFTKEALRAIAREAMRRHSGARGLRAILEDAMLEIMYDVPFREGVKECKITENVITRHEAPQLVMEKEKKTA; this comes from the coding sequence GTGAAGAAGGAGCACCACGTCAACCTGTCCTGCTCGTTCTGCGGCAAGTCGCAGCGCGAGGTCCGCAAGCTGATTGCGGGTCCCACGGTCTACATCTGCGATGAGTGCATCAAGCTGTGCAACGACATCATCGCGGATGAGAACGAGCGCGAGGAGGGCAAGCCCCAGGTCAGTCTGCCGACGCCGGCGGAGATCAAGGCGTTCCTCGACGACTATGTCATCGGGCAGGACCAGGCGAAGAAGGTCCTCTCCGTAGCGGTGTACAACCACTACAAGCGAATCTATCAGAAGAAGCCGGCCAGCCGTCCCCGGCCCGGGGTGAAGAGCCCCACGGGCGAGGAGGTGGAGCTGAGCAAGAGCAACATCCTGCTCATCGGCCCCACGGGCAGCGGCAAGACGCTGCTGGCCCAGTCGCTGGCGCGCTTCCTCAACGTGCCGTTCACCATCGCGGACGCCACCAGCCTCACCGAGGCCGGCTACGTGGGTGAGGACGTCGAGAACATCATCCAGAACCTGCTCCACAACGCCGACTACGACGTGGAGAAGGCGGCCCGCGGCATCGTCTACATCGACGAGATCGACAAGATCGCCCGCAAGGGCGACATGCCCAGCGCCACGCGCGACGTGGGCGGCGAGGGCGTGCAGCAGGCCCTCCTGAAGATCATCGAGGGCACCCGGGCCAACGTCACTCCGCGCGGCGGCAAGAAGTACAACCAGCAGGAGTACGTGCAGGTCGACACGACGAACATCCTGTTCATCTGCGGCGGCGCGTTCCACGGCATCGACGGCGTCATCAAGCGCCGCGTGGGCGAGAAGGGCCTGGGCTTCGGCGCGAAGATCACCCACCGCGAGGAGCGCAGCGTGGGCGAGCTGCTGGCGCTGACGGAGCCGGAGGACCTGATGAAGTTCGGGATGATTCCCGAGTTCATCGGCCGTCTGCCGATGATCGCCACGCTCAACGACCTCAAGGAAGAGGACCTGGTCACCATCCTCTCCCAGCCGAAGAACGCGCTGGTGAAGCAGTACCAGAAGCTCTTCGAGATGGAGAAGGTGAAGCTGACCTTCACCAAGGAGGCGCTGCGCGCCATCGCCCGCGAGGCGATGCGGCGTCACTCCGGCGCGCGTGGCCTGCGCGCCATCCTCGAGGACGCGATGCTGGAGATCATGTACGACGTGCCGTTCCGCGAGGGCGTCAAGGAGTGCAAGATCACCGAGAACGTCATCACCCGGCACGAGGCGCCCCAGCTCGTCATGGAGAAGGAGAAGAAGACGGCCTAG
- a CDS encoding AgmX/PglI C-terminal domain-containing protein: MVAGQELAADVEGHWLFRHGDLVLGPVSGRQIVEKLQGGELTPDSLIAPAGERDFHKVRDVEAFKVHVALSEARARVDATVLVEQEKNRKRMMILAGVAGGLVLVLGSGGFLLARNAAIHGWLGEEEFEGIEMEAPVIRLAQARQDDEELFEYPTNGAARPSGRPAGEAPPKPGAGAKPTAVASRAEDRKPPRPTGAVATDPDGMEVAQQFDQSAINRVVAGNKSSLFRCFKEEAERSPGLAAKVPLEFVIGNDGRVSKLWVDNPQFKKGPLYDCLLSELQKWPFRAYEGERATVGLSFNIGRRG, encoded by the coding sequence ATGGTGGCTGGACAAGAACTCGCGGCGGACGTGGAGGGCCACTGGCTCTTCCGTCATGGTGACCTGGTCCTCGGACCGGTGAGTGGGCGGCAGATCGTCGAGAAGCTCCAGGGCGGGGAGCTGACGCCCGACTCGTTGATTGCGCCCGCGGGAGAGCGGGACTTCCACAAGGTGCGGGACGTGGAGGCCTTCAAGGTCCACGTGGCCTTGTCGGAGGCGAGGGCCCGCGTGGACGCGACGGTGCTCGTCGAGCAGGAGAAGAACCGCAAGCGGATGATGATTCTGGCGGGCGTGGCCGGTGGCCTCGTGCTGGTGCTCGGCAGCGGCGGGTTCCTCCTGGCGCGCAACGCCGCCATCCACGGCTGGCTGGGCGAGGAGGAGTTCGAGGGCATCGAGATGGAGGCCCCCGTCATCCGCCTGGCCCAGGCCCGTCAGGACGACGAGGAGCTCTTCGAGTACCCCACCAACGGCGCGGCGCGTCCATCCGGCAGGCCCGCCGGCGAGGCGCCCCCGAAGCCGGGGGCGGGCGCGAAGCCGACGGCGGTCGCCTCGCGCGCCGAGGACCGCAAGCCCCCGCGTCCGACGGGCGCCGTGGCCACGGACCCGGACGGCATGGAGGTGGCGCAGCAGTTCGACCAGTCCGCCATCAACCGGGTGGTCGCCGGCAACAAGTCGTCGCTCTTCCGCTGCTTCAAGGAGGAGGCCGAGCGAAGCCCCGGGCTCGCCGCGAAGGTCCCCCTGGAGTTCGTCATCGGCAACGACGGGCGGGTGAGCAAGCTGTGGGTGGACAACCCGCAGTTCAAGAAGGGTCCACTCTACGACTGCCTGCTCTCGGAGCTGCAGAAGTGGCCGTTCCGCGCGTACGAAGGCGAGCGGGCCACCGTGGGCCTGTCCTTCAACATCGGCAGGCGGGGGTAG
- a CDS encoding tRNA pseudouridine(38-40) synthase TruA, producing MSLSTSNKRIPVALWIWYRGGNFRGFQRQPEGPTVQQALEDALRAEGVPATVMAAGRTDRGVHARMQVVSVRLEPGDSPSALEARLPARLPPGLGLCRVRAPRSFHAQWSASGKEYRYRLWLGGAKAPEPWAPFVLDVAREPGFESARVEPDRLEALLSLATGTRDFIAFHEKSSPRKPRTLESAALHALGADLYEVRLKGDGFARYQVRYLMGSALKVAAGRLPEEHWRAALETGVAMEGFKAPAHGLVLWEVHYPPELDPFTVGERLHPPGLPLEPPFHFG from the coding sequence GTGTCCCTCTCGACCTCCAACAAGCGGATTCCTGTCGCACTGTGGATCTGGTACCGCGGTGGAAACTTCCGCGGCTTCCAGCGCCAGCCGGAGGGGCCCACGGTGCAACAGGCCCTGGAGGACGCGCTGAGGGCGGAGGGTGTCCCGGCCACGGTGATGGCCGCGGGCCGGACGGACCGGGGCGTCCATGCGCGGATGCAGGTGGTGAGCGTCCGGCTGGAGCCAGGGGACTCGCCTTCCGCGTTGGAGGCCCGGCTCCCCGCACGGCTGCCGCCGGGACTGGGGCTGTGCCGGGTGCGGGCGCCCCGCTCCTTCCATGCCCAGTGGAGCGCGAGCGGCAAGGAGTACCGGTACCGGCTCTGGCTGGGGGGCGCGAAGGCTCCCGAACCCTGGGCGCCGTTCGTCCTGGACGTGGCCCGGGAGCCGGGTTTCGAGTCGGCGCGCGTGGAGCCCGATCGGCTCGAGGCGCTGCTCTCGCTGGCGACGGGGACGCGGGACTTCATCGCCTTCCACGAGAAGTCCAGCCCCCGGAAGCCGCGCACCCTGGAGTCCGCCGCCCTGCACGCGCTGGGAGCGGACCTCTACGAAGTGCGGCTGAAGGGAGATGGATTCGCGCGCTATCAGGTGCGCTACCTCATGGGCAGCGCGCTGAAGGTGGCCGCGGGGCGGCTCCCGGAGGAGCACTGGCGCGCGGCGCTGGAGACGGGTGTCGCCATGGAGGGCTTCAAGGCACCCGCGCATGGCCTGGTGCTCTGGGAGGTCCACTACCCTCCGGAGCTGGACCCCTTCACCGTCGGGGAGCGTCTCCACCCCCCGGGGCTTCCGCTCGAGCCACCCTTCCACTTCGGGTGA
- a CDS encoding ribbon-helix-helix domain-containing protein, translating to MDMNPRLTSVVFRLNREKLDALKELSRSTRIRQSEYLREAISDLLAKYEERLVD from the coding sequence TTGGACATGAATCCCCGCCTCACCTCGGTGGTCTTCCGGCTCAACCGCGAGAAGCTCGACGCCCTGAAGGAGCTGTCGCGCTCCACGCGCATCCGCCAGAGCGAGTACCTCCGGGAAGCCATCTCGGATCTGCTGGCGAAGTACGAGGAGCGGCTCGTCGATTGA
- the larE gene encoding ATP-dependent sacrificial sulfur transferase LarE, with translation MLSPERIQVLCESSRPKLESMRAALRAHGSALVAFSGGVDSTFVLKVAVEELGERALALTALSASVAPEEAEEARALAERLGARHVVVSSNELANPQYAANPTNRCYFCKTELYDLCEARRQELGLAVVLDGFNADDFKDHRPGHKAAREHAVVSPLAAAGLTKEEIRAWSQSLGLPTWDKPQMACLASRIPYGTAVTRDRLLQIAAAESELRKLGFRQFRVRYHGEVARLEVAAEEYERFLSADVRQRINAAFLSLGFKFVALDLEPFRSGRMNEAAGVTKPATQGATGFALPVVS, from the coding sequence ATGTTGAGCCCCGAGCGAATCCAGGTCCTGTGTGAGTCGTCCCGTCCGAAGCTGGAGTCCATGCGCGCGGCGCTGCGGGCCCATGGCAGCGCGCTGGTCGCGTTCTCCGGCGGGGTGGATTCGACGTTCGTGTTGAAGGTGGCGGTGGAGGAGCTGGGCGAGCGGGCGCTGGCGCTCACGGCGCTGTCGGCCTCGGTGGCGCCGGAGGAGGCCGAGGAGGCCCGGGCGCTGGCGGAGCGGCTGGGGGCCCGGCACGTGGTGGTGAGCAGCAACGAGCTGGCCAATCCGCAGTACGCGGCCAACCCCACCAACCGCTGCTACTTCTGCAAGACGGAGCTGTACGACCTGTGCGAGGCCCGACGCCAGGAGCTGGGGCTGGCGGTGGTGCTGGACGGCTTCAACGCGGACGACTTCAAGGATCACCGGCCGGGGCACAAGGCCGCGCGGGAGCACGCGGTGGTGTCGCCGCTGGCGGCGGCGGGGCTGACGAAGGAGGAGATCCGCGCGTGGAGCCAGTCGCTCGGGCTGCCCACGTGGGACAAGCCGCAGATGGCGTGCCTGGCGTCGCGCATCCCCTATGGCACGGCGGTGACGCGGGACCGGTTGCTGCAGATCGCCGCGGCGGAGTCGGAGCTGCGCAAGCTGGGCTTCCGGCAGTTCCGGGTGCGCTACCACGGCGAGGTCGCCCGGCTGGAGGTCGCGGCGGAGGAGTACGAGCGGTTCCTGTCCGCGGACGTGCGCCAGCGGATCAACGCCGCGTTCCTGTCGCTGGGGTTCAAGTTCGTGGCGTTGGACCTGGAGCCGTTCCGCTCCGGCCGCATGAACGAGGCGGCGGGCGTGACGAAGCCCGCGACCCAGGGGGCCACGGGCTTCGCACTGCCCGTCGTCAGCTGA
- the cysC gene encoding adenylyl-sulfate kinase, whose product MASNTGFTLWLTGMSGTGKSTTAAYIAARLRQVGRNVEILDEGDLADELWAGLGDSKEERNTIAGRLGFVANLLTRNGVAALVPCVSPYKAKREENRRSIGRYVEVYVDCPTEKLIERDSTGRYKKALNGEIPNFIGITEPYEPPTSPEVTIHSDVESVEEGAAKIFQSLLDLGYMSTEELKIITGKKMKANPLPEKGEKAEKADAKARRAEAAPKASGGAKAAKTDKGAKARPATRAARVAKPAAAAKKPAKRKAR is encoded by the coding sequence ATGGCCTCCAACACTGGATTCACCCTCTGGCTGACCGGCATGTCTGGTACCGGGAAGAGCACCACCGCCGCCTACATCGCGGCGCGGCTCCGGCAGGTCGGTCGCAATGTGGAGATCCTCGACGAGGGCGACCTCGCGGATGAGCTGTGGGCGGGGCTGGGCGACTCGAAGGAGGAGCGCAACACCATCGCGGGGCGCCTGGGGTTCGTGGCCAATCTGCTGACCCGCAACGGCGTGGCGGCGCTGGTGCCCTGCGTGAGCCCGTACAAGGCGAAGCGCGAGGAGAACCGCCGCAGCATCGGCCGGTACGTGGAGGTCTACGTCGACTGCCCCACGGAGAAGCTCATCGAGCGCGACAGCACGGGCCGCTACAAGAAGGCGCTCAACGGGGAGATCCCCAACTTCATCGGCATCACGGAGCCGTACGAGCCGCCCACGTCGCCCGAGGTGACGATCCACTCTGACGTGGAGTCCGTGGAGGAGGGCGCGGCGAAGATCTTCCAGTCCCTGCTCGACCTCGGCTACATGTCGACGGAGGAGCTGAAGATCATCACCGGCAAGAAGATGAAGGCCAACCCGCTGCCGGAGAAGGGCGAGAAGGCGGAGAAGGCGGACGCCAAGGCGCGGCGCGCGGAGGCGGCGCCGAAGGCCTCGGGTGGCGCGAAGGCGGCCAAGACGGACAAGGGCGCGAAGGCGCGTCCGGCGACCCGGGCGGCCCGCGTGGCGAAGCCGGCGGCGGCGGCCAAGAAGCCCGCGAAGCGCAAGGCGCGCTGA
- a CDS encoding M67 family metallopeptidase gives MADGPGRAGGHGPASLQPVRLEGGARDPLSPWPGGRWPAPVREAVLRHLEATYPEEGCGVILLSASTGDSRVHPLRNASPHPATAYAFADEEWLALCMQAETRGERVVSVFHSHVDAPATFSRTDRDLAAPDGQPLLPDVSYLIASVHRGCVSSVSEYVWRDGDFQAQRVGKDHFKNEKAE, from the coding sequence GTGGCTGATGGCCCCGGGCGCGCTGGAGGACATGGCCCTGCGTCGCTGCAACCGGTGCGCCTCGAAGGTGGAGCCAGGGACCCCTTGAGTCCGTGGCCGGGTGGACGCTGGCCCGCGCCCGTGCGCGAGGCGGTCCTCCGACACCTCGAGGCGACCTACCCGGAGGAGGGATGCGGGGTCATCCTCCTGTCCGCCTCCACGGGTGACTCGCGCGTGCACCCCCTGCGCAACGCCTCCCCGCACCCGGCCACGGCGTACGCCTTCGCGGACGAGGAGTGGCTCGCGCTCTGCATGCAGGCCGAGACGCGGGGAGAGCGGGTCGTGTCCGTCTTCCACTCCCATGTGGATGCACCTGCGACTTTTTCTCGGACGGACCGTGATTTAGCTGCGCCAGACGGGCAGCCACTGCTGCCTGACGTTTCCTACCTCATCGCATCCGTACACCGAGGCTGTGTGAGCTCGGTGTCCGAGTACGTCTGGCGGGACGGAGATTTTCAAGCGCAACGGGTCGGAAAAGACCATTTCAAGAACGAAAAAGCCGAGTGA